TTGGAAAACCAACTCCGGTGCTTTATATCCCTACACCTGTTTCAGTATTTTTACATTTCCGTATTTCCCGTATGCCACAACAGGTGCCTACGCCTACCTGACTTGTATACAAACAGCACGTGTAGCATCCACCCAATCCCCATCATCCCCATCATCCGTCGTTAAAGATCCCGTGAATAAAGGAAAAGACTGTTTCTGTTCTCGGATAATCTGCCGCGTAACGACAATGAGttataaattgatttattcgtCTCTGCGCCATGTTCGCATCCCTCCAGACTATAGCCAGGATTGGTTTTTGTTGCAGAAATGCTGAAGTGGACCGTGTCCCGATCTCTCTCGACGGCGAGTTCGACGCCCCACGGTCCCCCGCAGCCAAACCGGACCCGACGACCTTTCGGTGACCTGTCAAACACTCCCCCCACTCCTCGGTCCCAGACTCAGGCCCAGGTTAATCCGATTCGTTCGACGCCTGCGCGCAGGCGAAGATGCCGAAGCCACGGAAGCGACCTGCGCGCTTACTTTCAAACTACGAAGCCGAACCTGCGTTCGGCGAAGCGACAGTCGATGTCTCGAGCGAATGGGAGGACCGAGAATTTTGAGAGCTTTTATCAGAGCACCCCGCGCGTCGACGCCGACATAGGGCCGTTGACTTTGGGCCCGGAATCGGTCGCCGGAAGGCGGACGGTCGCCATGACGCTTCCGGCAAACCCCAGCCTCTTAGCAGCCGCTGGCACGACGCTGCGAACCAACGCAGAACTCCCGCAGAACCTGATGAACGAGGCTAGGGTCAATCTGCAGTCCCACGTGTCCGACTTCTTTCAGCAAATCGCCGTCGCCGCTAGTCCCGAAGACATGATGGAGGCTGACCCCGTCGTCCCTCTGACCAAGAGTCGAATTTATTCGCAAAACTGTGAAATACGCAGGGTCAAATTGTCCGGAGACTTCTGCCGCACCCCTCACGTTCCCAAACTTGCGAAAATAACCAAGCTCCACAACCGCTGCCGGACTCCCTACCACACCAAGGCTCCAGGTACATCCAGGAGTCCCTTCAAGTCCAAGGATCCATCGACCGTTGGTCAGACTCCGCTTGTAGTCAGGTTGAACCACCTCAATCTGCACCAAGACCTCGCcgtgaagtttgaaaacgtGGACAACACGGTGACGGAGGTACTGCACAAGGAGCAGGAGGCGAGCAGTGCGGTCGTCGGCAAGTCGGTGGCGGAAATTCTCGCCTCTGATGAAACTGAAAGATGTATTGCCCGAGAGGGTCGACCCAGTCCCGTCGCCTCGACTAACCCCAGGAATTCGTTATGTGAATGCGGAAAGGACCGACGGGAATTCGTCGCTGAACCACCGGAGATGAGGCAGAAAGTTGAGAGCCCAGGCGAGTCGATGGAGACCGAAGAGAACGTCTACGAGACGATCGAGGATGTTTGCAAAATCGACGAACCGGTTGCCGACCACAACGACAGCTCCGTATCCTCGGCCAGTCAACTCCTCGAGGATCCTTCGCCGATGTCCTGGGCGGCCGCATCGCCCCTCGATTTCGACGGGCAATTCACCCTGAGGAGGCAGCGCGGCATTCGCCGGAAAAGGACTGGCCAACAGCGCGACCTTCAAGACGCGGATTCGACCTTCTTTGGGGCGAGACGAAAACGCGCCAAGAGACGATCGTCGAGTTTGAGCCCGCAGAAGAGCGCAGTTCCATTTCGCGAAGCGAGTCCTACACGGTTCATTTGCGAGGCTGTGAACCTCGAGGTGAACAAATGCGTCCTTGAAACCAACCTCGACGCCTCTTGCGAGGCCCGAACTGCTTGCATTGGCAAACAGTCCTTTTGCCCGAGTATCGAAGAGCGGAAGACCGAGGATTCCAGTTCGCGAAAAACCTTGTACTGGGACCTCGACAGCCCAAAGTCCTCGATGACCGACGATTTTCACAGCTCAAAGTCGTTCTTAACTTCGGTTTCCGTCACCCCAGAAGCACCCCTCGTAGCCACGGTCAGAAGATGCTTGAAGTATAGTCCCGAGGGGGAAATTTATCAGCCATGCAGTTCTCGAGGGTCGATTGAAGTCGAGTTATCCACCCAGGGTGATCACATACGAGTTCGCGGTAAGTTCGTTTCACCTCTCGATTGTACGATTTTATTACCAGACAGACATTTCATCCGACTTTCCCTTTTTTCCTACGCATTCGAACGAAGTTAAAGTTAGAGCGTGACGTCTCTCCGACCGATTTACAAGTAAGTGTATGATTTGAAGATGCGACCTTACAGCTTTCTCGATCATCTTTCCAACGGATATTTGTCCCTTTTTCCGTGAATTTCGATTTCGAACTTGGACGAGAATTGTCACCGGGTTCCCTGACCTGAGAAGACGTACCTGGTCGAAGGACTGAGCATGCGTCGGTTTGTTCTGAGAGGGTTGAAGTGAGGTCTATACGCGATGTGCCAGTAACCCAAAGACCTTTGCGGCATTCAAATATTCGGTCAGCGGGCTTGTCATTGATTAAAAACTGGCCTATCTCTCGTTAGTATAATAACCGAATCTCGCAGTGATTAGTCCAAGCCCCGTTTTCACCAGCTTCAGTATTTCCAAGGGTTGATACACACGGCCGTCTCATCCGCAGCTACGTTCGCTCGGGTCAGACCGTCCATTTGTATACGTACAAgtacatacataggtatagaGACAGAGGAATCTGCACCTGTATCGATAGTAGCGATGAAGTAGGCATAGATTTCAGCTCCGTGACGTACATACCAACCAGtgatatacatacctatatatatgcgtgtgtgcGCTCATCCCTCGTCATCGTCGCAATCGGGATGCGGGTAAGAATCTCCTCATAGCATCCGAGTGGATCCATTCGCGAGATATTTCGAGGGTTCTTTAGACAGTCAGAGCGATTAACGCTCACGAGATGTCAATAAACGACTGACAACGAACCTTGCACCGGAAAATCTTCCATTCAAGAATGTCTGCGTACGAAACTGAGTTGATTTACCCGGAAAGAATCGTCTCGCAATCAGCTGCAGGCTTGTAAACTTTTGATGTTGTTGATTTTATCTCGTGAGAATTTTGACGGAACCGTATCTCTTCCAGAATTCATCCAGACTTATACCTACTCCTCTAGGTATTCGCCTATGGTTGCCAACTTTGCGTGTCTACGGACACGACAGTGACCGAGTTTCGGATTTGCGGGGGTGAAAATTGGACGGAATCCAAGAAGAGCATTGTTTCCATTGCTCCGACCAGAATCTCGAATCTTTATTATGTTCGTGACGGTGTTGGCCATCTTGGGCAAGAATGGCGGCAATTTTTATTAGAAGAATTCGAGGAAAACAAGCGGTGATAAAATCGTTTTTATCTCGGTATATCGCATTTGGATGTAATCAATTCTCATTCCCGAACGAACGTCAAGTCGAACCCTTCTTCGGAGACAACGAAACAGGAATGAGGCGGCAGATTTTCGTTAATCCGTTCTAAGTTCgaaaagagagtaaaaaattcgTCGACCGTATATAGCAATCAAAATCCACGGCTGGATTGATCATCCGATGTATAATCCGagcgtgtattttttttcggtaCGTTCTGTGCCAATGCAGTGATAAGGTGCAAGGATTTGAAGAGAGTCTACGAAGGGTCTGTCCATGCCTACGTGAAAGCAACGCTTAGGAAGTCCGACGGGGAGATAAACGCGGTGAAACGGACAGCCGTCCACAGGGCAACGCCAAATCCAATCTTCAACGAGACCCTGATACTACCCTGgaccaacaacaacaacaacaattcaCCTCCGAAATCGGCCACCCTGGATATTGCTGTTTGGCACAGGGATCGCAGAGTGAGGTGAGTGACGAGGATCTCatccttctttctttcaagCAGCTTTAAGCTCTCGCTCAAGATCGCCAATTCGTGAATTGACCTGCAACGTTGAtgcgaattgaaaatttttcgacggAAAACTCCTCGAGCAGCATTTTCTTGGGGggcatttctttttcaatcacATGAGTGTAAAAAGCGAAGGAAAGGGCGAAGACGAGGCATGATTTTGAGAGCCCGAAATTTCCGAAAGCTCCGGCTCGCCACGGCAGGAGGGGGGAATCGATGCAAGTGACGCAGGCGCCCCAGGATCGCGGGCTCCACGTGCGCCTCAACGGCGTCACGACGTCGGGCGTCGTGACGTCGTTTACGGCTGCAACGGGTGCAAGTTTTTCCGGATTCACAAACAAAAGTTGAAGCACATAACGGGCGGGTGACGACGCGGTCGGCAAGACCGTTTTTCACGAATACACATACCGACGCCTATCTGCACACAGGTATATAaggatatgtatatatgcactATGTACCTGTATGCATAGACCCGCGTATGCATACCTATGTACAGATTCATACCCGCGTGAAATTTCATGCGCGCATAGCGCCATGAATACGAGACAAAAGTACAAAGAGCCGTATTTAAATGTTCACCGTTTGTCTGGTTGTTTCAGGCGCAGTGAACTCCTGGGCTGTATGACTCTACCCCTGCCTTTATCTCAGGACAAGGTAAacatctttcaatttttcaaacaaaagaCTCCGTTTATTCCCatcttttcaatttctcagCTATTTTTAACGCCACGAGTTAGTGAATCTAGGGTGCGTCTTGTAACTGATGGGAATATTCTGAGGAATATCCTGATTACACGTTACACGTTATCGTTACTTGGGGAAACGATGGATTCGAATGACGTTTTCCGGACTACagattgaaatcaaaattagAAATCGTACGCAGTGAAGTCTCTGAAAAGTTATACTCGGAAGCTTCTTTATCGTTTGCACAATTTCCCTTGTTAGTCTGGCCTCCTTTacagtttgaaaattgttcaaggAGAGCTGATAAGTCTGACGTAGAGTGTCCATCACGTTTTTGTATTCAAAGTAAGAAACTTGCTGTTTTGTTGCAGTATATCTTGACCAGTCAGACTGTTCGCAGTTTCCCCGTTTGTCTTGTGAGACACAGTTGGTTCGTTCTGCAGTGAGATGCAACTAAATTGCAGTAGATAGCCGAATAACAGTATCGTGGTGAATTGTTCCGTACGTAGAGGAATTCGCGGAATTTTCAGACATTCCTGTATATGCAGGAGACGTACCAGCTAGTTGCACGGACTTGTGGACCAATAATCGATACGAACTAACGCTGATCTGATCGTTAAGTGGAATAGCTGAATATCTTTGAGCTGTAAACGCGCCGAATGAGCCGTGATGTATGACCTACGCGGCTACGCGTATGCCATTATTTTAACGTTTGCAATACAAACAAGTCCCCAGGTGCCCTCGCCGCGAACTCGGGTTCAATACTATAATATTCTTCACCCCCGGGGTCCCTTTTACAACTGAACAATGTCGCCCCGTATCACGTGTTATACCTATAGGTGTAAAAGCTTCGATGCGACGGCGATGGTATAATCGTATTGCACACAACCCCATATCCGCTTGCCGGTAAACACTTCCGCCTCAATTAAATTCTCCTGCTCGCACAATGCCCAAtcgtaattataatttaccAATCAGAAATTATAAAGCTTGTTATGCGGCCACGTGGCGCAAGCAGAGCCGAGAAGACTTCGCGTCTATTCTTGCGTGTTTTCTACACGCATACATGGATAAATGTTGAAGGCATATTATACATGCGtgcatattatgtataatgtaataagAGAAATGGAAGTGCATTGTAGACGCTCGTGATGGCCAGGTGCGTGAAGGACAGGAAAGAGGGACAAGAAAACCGAGGGAGTCGATGTGCCCTTACAATTTCACCCCCGCGTCTCTCTCGCCTTTTCAGACCTTATTCTTagctcaatttttttatttttttattttagttttttattcatccaCTGCTTTTGCTTTTACGCTTCTCCGTTATGCATTCGTTTCCTTTTACTATTTAATTCACTTACAAACATCATAGAGGCTGGAAGTTGGTATCAAGTTCTGCAGTTCTATTTTTATATCCATTGTGCCAAGCGTATTGTCGCGGTGTTAAACgcgatgaataattaatttcagaCCGAGGAGGGTTGTTATATAGGAAAGTCTTGagttatttctttctctttttttatatccatttGAAATGTCATGACTGACCTTGAGAGCAGGCATACATTGATCGTTATGCCCAGatattatatttcttatcgcgagagtaaagaaagaaaatatgagGGAGAAAAGGAAAGGCGAAATTCATTTCTCGCGAGGTGTCCGCTTTTCTACGGCCCTGACCCTGCAATACTTACCTTAGACCTCCCTCTCCTTCCAAGCTTCAGCCCCATTTTAGCCCACGATAAGCTTGCGAATGTTATCGGGTGACTAGTCGTGCCGAGGCGACGGTGAGGAACGTCTAGAACGCGCAGCCAACGAAGTGTCGTGATTATACGGAATTTGATAGTTTTTAACAAGCTGTGTAGCGAATTAATCTACGACGTGAATAACGTCGctatgagttttttttttttttttgccgtgTCGTTAATTGCATCAACGGTTTTTAACGcgacacaatttttttctcaagggTTCCCGGGTTTCCCGAAAGCAATTGCAGTCGGTATCAATGCCACTTAAGTCACGTGAGATGTAAACAGTGAGCTTTGTATTAAATTCCTACGACTTCTTCCCCACACGTAAGGTCAAGGCGGAAAGGATTTGTCGGTCAATGCGGCTGTGCATTTAATTTCCACTCGCATCCATTCAGTTCCCGTTCGCTGAgtgatttggaaaaaaattcgttctaACGATATCGCAAGCCGTAATTGTGCCCATCAGTGAAGAAAGTAAAACTCGCGTTTGctttaataattaaaattcaactGAGCAATGATCATCGTTGCGATATATTGCGTGGTGTTTTTAGTTGCTGGTGTTCTCCTGAAACTTTTCACCTGCTGCTAAGAAGAATTCAACACTAATGCGAGTCAAATTTTCCTTACCGGTAATTCTCGAACTACATACGATCAATTTCACTGtaaaattttagtttttacgaTCATATTGGtccgaaaacggtgcagcgtttcaagaaattttccCAAGTTCaggtaatgaaaaaaagtgcTCCAACTGGTTTGTATTGTTCTTCGTCTAAAACTCCACTTTGAATATTTGTCTTTCGTCATTGGATTGATAGAGAAATGTGCAAAAAGTGTTCGACGGACTTTTTACACTGTGAACACAAAAACCAGTATCTTTTCAATGACGTTTTTATGCATACGTTTTTGACGGTTTCTCATATAATCTTGCAGTGGTTTTATATTCACGTGACGTTGCAAACTGtgcaattaaattaaaatcaatcaaGATTCGGTCTATGCAGTAAGACGGAACGTTCGGAGTACCAATTGGATTATTCTCGATTGTTCCTCTATCGTCGTTGAGCTGGTTTAAATTTCTAATCCGAGCTGCTTGCGGTTATTGGTTGTGCAGGAGGCAACATGGCACCCCCTGGAAGTTGGGTCAGGACGAAATTCGAGCACTCCTTACTCAGGAGTAACCCAAGACTGCGGAGTAACGCCGCCAGTAGCAAAAGAAGGAGATCCAGATAACAATAACAGCGGATCTGAGGATCTGACGTACCTGAGGCACCTGGAGCTGGAACCGCTGGATCCGTTAACTGGTCAACCTCTTCATCCAGGTTTCGCTGCGCGGGGCGGTAAAACGCCTTGCACAACGACGAGGAAGATGACGAGGCCGAGCACAAGCCAGCAGGTGAACATAGTGATATTACCAACGGAGACAAACATTTTGACGCAATGTCACGCCGACAGCCTTCAAGAcgatgaatttcttttaattaaaAGTTTGTTTACTCCTCAGCAAGTACCCTGGGGATTCTCGCTGAGCTGGGGAAAACCGCCAAAAGTCGAACGCGTGGATAACGGAAGTTCTGCTGAGAGAGCCGGCCTGAGATCCGGCGATTACGTGGTCTTTATTGAGACGACGAACGTCGTTACGAAACCAAGGGAGGAAATACTCGCCCTTATTCAGAGAGCAACGAACCAGTTATTACTCGAAGTGTACAGAAAAGGCGGCGTGCAAACTCCGCACAGGCGAAGCACCGTCATTCTTCAGGGTCCGATTCCAGTCAGCAATCTTCCGCACACAGTCACTTTCACCGCAGAGGTCGGTACGGGGGTTCTGGTCTAAAGTCGACTCAAGCGAATCGAATCATTTTCATCCCCCCTCCCCATCATCCGCCGTACTCATTTTTATCCCTTGTTATTCCCCACTGCCACAAGAAGCACGCCCAGCGTTCCAACCCTAAACGAGGATCCCCACCACCCTCATAAAAATCGTAGGGAAAGATATCGcgcggagaaattttttataaataccGCGAAGAAAAGATTTAAATCACCGAAGGCCGCAGTAAGGCTTAGCTCTTCTGCTAGCTGTGTACTTTTCGCCTAGACGTATTCAGGGTCGGTGTCTACGTATCCTTTAGCGTGAAAGATATGTGATATACAATTAAAGCTGTAACGATATAGGTAATTAGTGAGATCAACAAAGTGACAATCGTGGCAACGATTCGgtgatattaatttcattgtttgACAATGTTTTTCTCACTCAGCCATCGGCTGGATCATTTATTTCACATCGATTATCCGGCACGTTTTCACGACATTCGTCGCATATATCACAATACTTACGCACGAGGTATAAGcccttgaaaataatttacgaattttagaaaattctcATGGGCACTGTTTTCCGCAGCCGTTGTCATTTGatattatgttatattattattattactattattattattttacaattattattgtaactattattattattattattattattattattattattattattattattattattattattattattattattattattattattattattattgctatcaCTGTGGCTATCATTATCATTACCagttatcatcattattaatTGATATTATTAAAACTGTCGAGGACACATTTTAGttacgattatttatttttcatgttgACTGATGcttgtcaaaattttatgaGCGCTATTATACgttgtattttataaattattcctgAAATTTgtcatattatacaattattgtGCATCTCATTGGTTGATTTTCGACTTTTATGTTATTTTGCGCATGTGATCTGTGCACGCGTAAAACGCACTACTGGTATATTAGAATACGCATTTCAaatcatatatacatataccgtaCCGAACAAACATTAGACTGCATTATAAGTGATGAGTTGTAAAAGTGTAGTTACGTTTTAtacttggattttttttcttttcgttgttgtaaacaagttttatttaaaatccGAAGTTTTGCGTTTATTTATTGCCGATATATACCACCTCCTCCATCCACTTTTTATCACTCGGACGATACCGTATCGGTGCCTCGCATTATTCGATCGATCCTCTGCCGCGGCTGCACGGATTTACCACATCGATGTGATGCAAATTGAAACTGTATAATTGTACCTTCACCGAATCAATTTAATTGTCGTACGCACACTACACAcagattattaaaatattcaattcacTGCATGGTTTGCGTGCCAAGTGGTAAACTCTTAAAAATACACTCCAACAGAGAGTCACTTGGTATAAAAATTCCGTGTGGTGGTTACAGGGATATCAAATTAATGTGATATAAAATaacttttgcgaaaaaattagCAGCGTAAAGTGATTCGTACCTTTCTTATACTcgtatcttgaattttcaattgccACCACGCGAAATTATACATTTACAACTAAATGAACATGCCACGTGTCTGTGTGATAGAGttaagtattatttttatcattgtcGGATCAATCTTCAAACGtggtgggaatttttttttttttttgtgtcgaGTCTGCCGGAAAAGTATGCGAAATCGGTTTCTAGACGAGTttgtacagaatttttttttacgtgctCAGGCCTTCCCTAACTTGGCGCCAGACGCACCCCCCGAAGAGGAACTGGCGATTCGAGAGACTCGGTATAGCAGCTGCCTAAAAAGCGGTCACACGAGATTCACGGTTCCGTTGTCCGAGCGCAAAGATATACTCTCTTCAGCCGACCATCTGATCCTCTTTCAAAACTTGGACGAGCTTCTGAAATTGTCCGAGGAAATTCAGGAGTCTGGTGGAGGCCTGGAGTGCTATTTGTCTAAAGTTCCTAGAATCACAGCCGCGTACAGGAGGTATTTGAGCGGCTTGCAGAGGGCGTGTTGCCTCCTGGTTGCACTCAGACGCAATACTGCCTTTGCAAGGCTCGCCTGTGAGCCTGCGGTACCTCAAAAAAGGCGACCGGATCTTACCGGAGTCCTACTTCTTCCGTTGGAGCATTACAGGTATGCGGATTGGGAATCAAAAATTAGCTGAAAGGTACGGTGAATCTGGGGAAAGTGGCTAAGCGAGCTTCCGAGCTCAGTTTCCCAATAGAACTCGGAATCGAATCGTGTCTTTGAAATTCTTcagctgttttttttctctgctcTTCAGACAGCAGTTTGCAGAAATTGTTGACGCATGATTTTAACTGATTTCGTTAGATATTTGAAGCACGTGTTTCACTTCACATTGCCACTTTGTACGATGATGCCATCCATGGCCAGGAACCACCATCGGTATAAAAGATATCCATAAATCTGTATCGAATGGTTGTTTTACAGAGAAATGACGAGACTAGTGAGCTTGGCGTGTTCAAAAAACTGTAGAGAAGCTAGAGACTTGGCTCAGGGATACAGAGAAGCAACGGCTAACGCTGGTGTAATGGAACCCCCGCGGGATACCGGAAGGCCTTTGTTAAGCCTGCAGGAAGTTGAGTCCAGGCTAGTTTTTGCCCGGTGTAAACCGTTCACCTTAGCGATGCCGGGCAGGCAATGGTGAGTAAGACGCAAAATCACGGTTCATAAAATGAGGGCGAGATTAGTTTGAGtatctcgatttttttctaagaTCGAAAGTGATATTTTTATAGTACTGGTTGCATTGGAACTGCGTTTTCAGTTAAAAAGGAGTTCCAAACTCCCGTTTTATCTaatctataattatattgaatgCTGCAATAACCGTTTGATCAGTTTAGATTCATCCGAGATAGATATCGCAGTAAAGTTGACGTGGCATGGAATTCTGTGAAAATAGAACTTTCTCCATAGAACAATCATGTCAAAAGCAATGACGTTATGCGAGTTTTTATTTCCCGTGTAGGTTGTTCGGGGGTGCCTTAGCTAAGGTAGAGGGCCGAGCTCGTTTGCAACCATCCTGGGCGCTGCTGTTGACCGATCTCCTAGTCTTCGCCAGGGTATCCCGTGATCGAGTTTTGTTTGTGACCGAGGAACCACTCAGATTGGCGGACATAGCTGAAGCCTGTTTCACGATCCGAAAACGACCCACGGAGTTCAGATTACAGGTTGCAGTATCGCCAGGAGGTCTTTCTGGTGATAATGGAAACTTGGAGAGTAGTCACAGCGGTGGTTGTAGTCCTCACGGTAGACCCAGGAGAAAAGTGTTAATTTTGAGAACACCGAGTCCGGAACTAAAAGCTGTCTGGCATAATCTTCTTCAAAGGCAAATGTAAGTTAAATATGagtatggatattgaaaaacttGCGATTAAGGTCCCTGACCAAAGTATTAACGCATATATGAGAATATCTACTTTACTCAATTAGAAATGCATTTTGCGGTTTCCactctttttttcacttgccTAAGgagtttcgttttttaccgttgaatttgaattaatcttattttgttgtattttAGAATTTATGTAAATACAGGCTGCGGAGGTACACCAGACATTGTCAGCCCCGTAGACAGTCCTACTACTGTAAGCAATTTCACTACCGCAAGAGAATCAGTCGGAAGTCGTCAGGTGTGTGGATTGGAGTAACACTTTCCATACCTATTTCTATACACCCAAGTGacgatgaaatattattaaacgCCTCGGATTAACGTTGGATTTTTAGGTACAAATGGGGAACCAAAAGGTGGACGAAGAAACCGAACGATCCGGTGAAAGTTTAGatacgattttgaaaaattccaccaACAACCACAACCATCTTGCCCAATGGGTTCGCAACTCTCATCAGATTCCGCCGCCGGATACTGAAGGGCCTCTGGAAGAGTGGACCCTCGAGGAGTTGGTTGCGAGAACCCCGAAAGAAAGCAATTCGAGACAGAGTCACGATGTCACGTCCGAGGAAATCGTCACGGTTAATTCAGACGCCGAGCAACAAAGCACAGCGTCAAGTGCCAGTCTGAGTACAATCAGGTCAAGTAGTCTGACAGGGAAAAAGACCGGCAACCACGTTACGATAAGAGAAAATTCTTCCGGGTCTGTGAATATTTGCAGAAGATGCCACAGGTGAGTCATTAACATCGAGTTGTACGATCATGTACAAAGGCATCGACAGGCACTCGAATGAAGGAGGAAAcatttgtaatgaaatttcgTTTACTCTTGGACAAGTTTTATACTGTTGATGAGGGGGCTTGTTTCAGATCCGGATGTCCGACTCCGCCTCTACCCAGGGATCCATTCTCACCGTTACCTCCAAAAATATCCGTGCTACCACCGACTCCAGACTTGTGTACTAGGCACAGATTACACAACGGGATACACGATAGTCGAACAAACAGTCCAAACTGCACACCTGCCGATGGAAACACGGAGGATGGCAGCGAGGACGATTTAGACTGTGACGGTGACGGTGATCTTCCGTACAGGTAGCGTTGAAGGTCACGTTAAATAACATAAGCAAAACTCGGAACCGAAGGGGAAAAGTCGGAGGAAGCGGTGAATCCGTTTGAAATTCAACGCGTTTTGCTTGCAGAACATTGAGAAGGTTTGGAACAATGAGCAGTTTGGACCAGGACGACGACCTGGATGACCAGCCGGACGATGACAATCAAGACATGGAATCACCCCCGTCTGGTCTGAGAGCCTGGACGGCAAGAGCGAGCAGTTACGTAGTGAGTAAAATGGCACTGCTCGAACAGTTGGGTGAAGTTGTTGGGGGTCACCTTTTACATCCCCCCGTCCCACCTGAGAGAACGGAGTTTTCGCTAGACCCAAACGACGAGGAGGGTACCACGTCGGGAGCGACGTCAGGCGACGATATTTGGGGTACGCCGACCTCCGGGGGTCCCGACGACGAGAGCTTTCCAACAAGTCCGGTAAGAATGTTTCCCGAGAGTGACGAAAGACACCAAATGTTCGAACGGCGCAAACTTGATGCACGGCGTGTGGTTGTGCAGATTTTTAACCGCTGATACGGCGATCTTCGCGCcatgtttttgaaaatattctatacgagatattttcatttgtacgaatttaattttttctctctcctcaaATTGCTGTAGTATGATTTGAGGATTTGTtggaacgaatttttataactaACACGGAGTTTGTACCTTTCGAGTGGGGGCTAATATCAATAATAGCTTCTAAGCTTCGCACGCTTTGGCCTACTGCATGACTATGCTTGCCCTCTGTTTGCAAAGAATCACTAGCCGAGCTGTGACTGACTTCCA
The Neodiprion lecontei isolate iyNeoLeco1 chromosome 3, iyNeoLeco1.1, whole genome shotgun sequence DNA segment above includes these coding regions:
- the LOC107226089 gene encoding uncharacterized protein LOC107226089 isoform X1, whose translation is MLKWTVSRSLSTASSTPHGPPQPNRTRRPFGDLSNTPPTPRSQTQAQVNPIRSTPARRRRCRSHGSDLRAYFQTTKPNLRSAKRQSMSRANGRTENFESFYQSTPRVDADIGPLTLGPESVAGRRTVAMTLPANPSLLAAAGTTLRTNAELPQNLMNEARVNLQSHVSDFFQQIAVAASPEDMMEADPVVPLTKSRIYSQNCEIRRVKLSGDFCRTPHVPKLAKITKLHNRCRTPYHTKAPGTSRSPFKSKDPSTVGQTPLVVRLNHLNLHQDLAVKFENVDNTVTEVLHKEQEASSAVVGKSVAEILASDETERCIAREGRPSPVASTNPRNSLCECGKDRREFVAEPPEMRQKVESPGESMETEENVYETIEDVCKIDEPVADHNDSSVSSASQLLEDPSPMSWAAASPLDFDGQFTLRRQRGIRRKRTGQQRDLQDADSTFFGARRKRAKRRSSSLSPQKSAVPFREASPTRFICEAVNLEVNKCVLETNLDASCEARTACIGKQSFCPSIEERKTEDSSSRKTLYWDLDSPKSSMTDDFHSSKSFLTSVSVTPEAPLVATVRRCLKYSPEGEIYQPCSSRGSIEVELSTQGDHIRVRVIRCKDLKRVYEGSVHAYVKATLRKSDGEINAVKRTAVHRATPNPIFNETLILPWTNNNNNNSPPKSATLDIAVWHRDRRVRRSELLGCMTLPLPLSQDKEATWHPLEVGSGRNSSTPYSGVTQDCGVTPPVAKEGDPDNNNSGSEDLTYLRHLELEPLDPLTGQPLHPGFAARGGKTPCTTTRKMTRPSTSQQQVPWGFSLSWGKPPKVERVDNGSSAERAGLRSGDYVVFIETTNVVTKPREEILALIQRATNQLLLEVYRKGGVQTPHRRSTVILQGPIPVSNLPHTVTFTAEAFPNLAPDAPPEEELAIRETRYSSCLKSGHTRFTVPLSERKDILSSADHLILFQNLDELLKLSEEIQESGGGLECYLSKVPRITAAYRRYLSGLQRACCLLVALRRNTAFARLACEPAVPQKRRPDLTGVLLLPLEHYREMTRLVSLACSKNCREARDLAQGYREATANAGVMEPPRDTGRPLLSLQEVESRLVFARCKPFTLAMPGRQWLFGGALAKVEGRARLQPSWALLLTDLLVFARVSRDRVLFVTEEPLRLADIAEACFTIRKRPTEFRLQVAVSPGGLSGDNGNLESSHSGGCSPHGRPRRKVLILRTPSPELKAVWHNLLQRQIIYVNTGCGGTPDIVSPVDSPTTVSNFTTARESVGSRQVQMGNQKVDEETERSGESLDTILKNSTNNHNHLAQWVRNSHQIPPPDTEGPLEEWTLEELVARTPKESNSRQSHDVTSEEIVTVNSDAEQQSTASSASLSTIRSSSLTGKKTGNHVTIRENSSGSVNICRRCHRSGCPTPPLPRDPFSPLPPKISVLPPTPDLCTRHRLHNGIHDSRTNSPNCTPADGNTEDGSEDDLDCDGDGDLPYRTLRRFGTMSSLDQDDDLDDQPDDDNQDMESPPSGLRAWTARASSYVVSKMALLEQLGEVVGGHLLHPPVPPERTEFSLDPNDEEGTTSGATSGDDIWGTPTSGGPDDESFPTSPPPSSTANTIASGEDNYGLNLSMDDDQDLDSEGRDGIPAINMDQLLTGGSVISLRCPIARRRLEPLLEEEDSPESGKQPVGWW